The genomic interval ATagcataaataaaacaataccaGAAATGCAACGTTGAAATATTTAATGTCTACCACGTAGTGCAATTATaacaaatatacacaattttaaattgtttttttaatttgaacatttttatgaaaagcGTAGCTTCCGTCCCCAAATGACGTATCGTGCAGAAGCTCGTTGTCTGCAGATGACATCCAAGGCGAGAATGGCGCCGAACTTGCCTCTCGGTAATCATGTGGACTTATAGTAGGCACCTGAAGTCCTTTTATTTGCGGGAGGATCGCAAATGCTGATATCGAAAAATTCTTTTCGTCTGCCTGGCTCGTCATCTCGCCTTCAATGCTGTGCTTGGAGGCGCTTGGTATCGACGGAAGAAAAGTTAAACAAGTGTTGCGGCCACTTTCTTGATCCCTATCCACTCTGGGGAGGGTTTTACTTCCGGTTATCTCCAAGGTGTGCGGCTTTTTCGGAGTAAAACCCACACATGCGCTTCCAGGAGACAGTCGCGGGACGGATTTCGAAGCAGCCGCGGTTAGAGGAGgcagaacattaattttgtttatgttcGTTTGGCTAGCAGAGCGCTTATTTTGAAACGGTGGATTAAGTTGACAAGAGTATCCGCTCTTTGGTCGTGCGCTATTTGTTTGAACCTCGTTTGATTCTGGTACTGTCCTAGATGATCTCATAGACGAGAACTTTTTACTTTGAATGGACTTcctaatgtttttgttatttttgtcttGTTTACCATTTGCTGGTGCATTTTCTGATGTAGGAGTGCGGCAATCATAAACAGGTTCGGCCGTATTACCTGAGTTTTCGATATCGAGTTTGCAAATGCCCATCTTGACAAACTGTCTTGTGTTCGTCTTCTTACGATGAATTACTGGAGCCTTATTGTTGTATGGATTGTCCTTGTTGTCGTAAAGAGTCTTCTTTGGTATCCCAGAATTAATTTTGGATTTCACTTTCTTCTTGTACAATCCTTTTCGTTTCTTTGAGTGAACCTTTTCAATATCCGGTTCATTTGCTGTCGACACGCTTGATTTTACAGCTAATCGTACAGTTATTTTTCCAGAGTTGGTTTTTTCATCGTGTGAAGCGCTTTCGTTAGTTCTTGAACATTCACTCGCATCATCTGTTTTGCCCAGGTAAAGATTAGACTTCACATGTTGGTACTTTGGATTACGTGGAAACTTGGTAACAATGCCAGTTTTAGTTTCCACACGGTCAGGACATGATTTGACTGGCGCCTCAATAGGCTGTTTATTCTTTGGCACACCAGTGTTTACTTTTGGTTTAACATGTTGGTAACGGCCACGCTTTTTGCGACCTGTTATATTGTTTTTTACTTGTGAAGTTTTAGGCTCACTGTCTTCTAATTTTTGTGCCATTTTATTTCCATGGCTGTCATTTCCAAATTCTGCATCGTTTTCTATTTTGTTCGTGTCTTTTATGTCGCAGGTGATGTCTCTTCGCCCACTTATTTTCCCATCGATACATGCGCATGTGTTGTTTTCTCTATTGCCGTGGCGTTCGCATTTCGTCCTCTGTTTTTGTCTTGAAGATCTACTGTTTGCTGTTCTGCAACTTGAATGTCGCGAGGACGGAGGGCTAATATTATCTTTAGTGCTTCTAGCCGTTTGCACGTCATTGGCATCATCATGTAATGAAAAGCTTACATCAGGGTTAAGCTTATCTGGAGTGCCTCTAGCAGCTTTATTACGTTCCGAAACACTATCATTAAACTCTGGGGGAGGCATACTAAAGGCTTTATTATCGACCTTCAGCGAATTCGTTATCATTTTGGCCGATGCGATTCCGACATGGTCTGTTAGTTCATCTTCGGTCTCTTCTTGGATTGCAGACAGTTGCACTTTTGTCTCGCCCACTGTTCTTGTGTAACTGAACGACTCATGCAGATTTCCAATGTCTTCAGTCGACAACGCTTTTGGGGATTGACGCGTATCGTTCATGCCTTCATCATTGGCAGCATCAGTCAAAGACTCGGCCAACAGCGCACTGTATTCGGAGTCCAGTTCTTCTAACGCCACCTGGATTATCTGTGCAGCTAACATCCGCCTATAAAATGAACGCACGTAACTCAGTACGATATAAATGTGATTAGTTTTGAAATAAACACGTAAACTGTACATTAAACGGACATAAaggaaattaaaaacaagagcaccgccttgcgggtgcagaccgctcatttattttctttttaaaggtgaagggactctcaatttcaatcacaaaggagggaggggtggagtgaagaggggtgtatagtgtgggggtgtggacatttattacattaacttccaaaaatgcgaaaaaaaaatgcaaaaaaaataatttgaggggggggggggtgtcgggggggggggattcttgggtgcgatggttggacggtatttcaaaaataaaataataaaaataaatatttgtgtttttaaccgtttcaaaaaaaaaattgggggggggggggtggtgggtgagggggggggggggggtatcgtgtgagggtgtggtggtcatttgtgagatgatctttaaaaaaataggggaggggattgcggggggggggggggggtgcacgggggatggtttggttgaagtctattatggtatgtcaggtaggagtagttttgtcaaagtatcaatcaaatctaatcataaataaagaagttatggcaattttagcaaagtttaataatttgaccttgagagtcaaggtcattcaaaggtcaaggtaaaattcaacttgccaggtacagtaacctcatgatagcatgaaagaatttgaagtttgaaagcaatagccttgatactttagaagtaaagtggatcgaaacacaaaatttaaccatatattcaaagttactaagtcaaaaaagggccataattccgtaacaatgacaaccagagatatgcaacttgtccttttactatacccttatgatagtttgtgagtgttccaagtatgaaagcaatatctatgatactttaggggtaaagtggaccaaaacacaaaacttaaccaaattttcaattttctaagtataaagggcccataattccgtccaaatgccagtcagagttacataactttgcctgcacagtccccttatgatagttaataagtgttgcaagtatgaaagcaatagcattgatattgtaggaataaagtggacctaaacacaaaactttaccaaattttcaattttctaagtataaaaagggcacataattctgtcaaaatgccagtcagagttacataactttgcctgcacagtccccttatgatagttagtaagtgttgcaagtatgaaagcaatagctttgatacttaaggaataaaatggacctaaacacaaaacttaaccaaaattttcaattttctaagtataaaaagggcacataattctgtcaaaatgcgcgccagagttatctaaatttgcctgcccagtcccctcatgatagtaagtaagtgtaccaagtttgaatgcaatagcattgatactttctgagaaaagtggacctaaacgcaacacttaaccggacgccgacgccgacgccaaggtgatgacaatagctcataatttaaaaaaaaaaaagatgagctaaaaatgtgatcAGAAAACTTAACAAACTAAAcgcaaaaaaaaagaattttgcaTCCAAAGCTTACCCAGCAATATTGAAGGCAGTCATTGTGAAATAGCGACGCTCACTTGCTGTAGTATGAGAGAGTTTCTTGGAGTGATCGACCATTCGAAAGAGGTTCTTCGACGTGTTGAGGGACGACACTGGGCCTTTAAAGATTAGATACATGTTCAACTTGATACGTcgaaatttcatttaataaaattttcAGATGCAGAACTTATAACTAAGCAACACATAAAAAATATCACAGAAATCAATAAATTCTTGCCATAAAAGGGGTATACACATGTTAGTatcatgtttaaaatgtattttcattaaggatcataataataaaaaaggcgATGGTAATAACGCCACTTCTTGTTTGAAGAAATGATATcagaaaaacacaacaaataaatctTACCGACAGATTTCTCATGGCCTTTTGCAACGTCTCCGTTTGCATTTAAAATCTCGTTGTACTGACTAAAATAAAAAACCCAATAACTTTTCATTTCTTACTAATAATAACAAAGCTTTAAAAGTTGAGACAAAAACATTTCCTGTGATACCAGACGTTTACAATAAGACTAACTAAATACATATGTACTATGTTACTGTAATTACAAGTAGATACATCGAAAATGGTATCATATACACAGTTTAAATATGATAAGACTTATGAgatatgtaatttaaattaaaatataataattgtgaattaattatattttattttacttattaaaatatttcaaaaacggTCACCAAAAACGCAAAGTGGTCCTACTATACAGGTTCTTATATATTATGATTAACTCCTACCTCCAGAATGTCTTAATTCCCTGTTTATCCTGCTGAACGCTGCTATCCCGATGCATTCCCAAAGTGATGTCATCAGTTTCTGTTTTTCCTTTTTCCGGAGAAATCATCCTGGCATCTTTAAGCCTTCTTATCGATGCAAGGTTATTTCTCACTTGCACGGGATTCACCGTTGCACTGCATTGCTTCACAGGAGGACTTTTTGCCATGTTCTCATCTgtgcttgtttgttgtttttctttagaaAAGGCTCTTCCCTTTTCTATGTTTGATCGGTTTGCGTTAACGTATTTATCTTTAAACCTCCTGTTCATCTGTGTGTTTTGGGCAGAAGCTCTCCTTTTATCCGTCCCTCTTTCGCTCCATGTCTCTATCTCTTCAGGATTTTCTGGTTTGtcatgaatattttttaagaaatccAATCTCAATGAAGGAACAAAGTGCGGTTTaatttttgcttgttttgtaaTCCTTTCTCTGTAACTATCCATTTCGATATCCATCCATTTTGCCTTACTCATGCTTGCACAATTGTACTTCGTATCAGATTTCAAACTTGTTGCAGACGACACGTCGATAGGCGGTATGGTGGTATCTTCTTCATTGATGTTTACAAAACCATCATCCGGATGTCTAGGCGAAGCAGAATATTCCTGAAATTTACCCGTTTCAGCTGCGACCTGTTTCTTGAGAAATGCATCACATGCATAGTCGCGATTTTCGTTAGGCGGTTCATTGTCTACATTACAATTCGTTCTTGTTTTATAAACCAGGTTTCTGCACACTCTTGAATCATCGTTCTGTACAAATTTACACTCAGAGCCACACGGTGCCATTTGTTTCGGTTTAACTTTTGCACCACAATTGACTCTAAGTTCGGTAATATGGAAAACACATTCACGTCTTCTTTCGCTGACAGGATCCATTTTACAGGTCACTGATGAGTGCTTGACTGGCGTTAGGTCGTTGTTGCACTGGGCCTCGCCATGTAATACGCTGTTTTGCGCACAGTACTGATCAGTGTCGGATGTGGTTGGGGTGAGGCTCTTTACATTTTCGACATTGCAGAATTGATCGCGAGAAACGGAGGTCATGCTTACGTCATTATTATATCTGCGGTCTGTTTCCTCTCCTGGCTCTATTTTGGCAAACACGTGTTGTAAAATCAGAGCAGCAATATCCTTGCGGATTATGTAACTTATCGAGCTATCACATCCAAAATCCACCTTTCTCATTTCCAGCGATGCAATAGGCTGGATCACTTTGGTTAAGCCAATGCTGGTACAACAATCACcattttgaaagcaatagctattaATTACCTTTTCGAAGCTCGTCGCATGTGCACTTGTTACATGGCCAACAGTGTCGCTGAATTGATTGGACTTGTTATTGCATCTGCTATCACTGATGGTGTTTTCGTCAAGAGGTGCTGTGGCGTAATCCGTTTTTACATAGATCGCCTCTGATATATTTATGCATTTGGTCATGACAGTTTCATCAGACACAATATTTGATGTCGCAGTGGGTTCGCATTCTTTACTGCAAACTTCGACTGTGTCATCACATCCGATGTGTGTTAAATGTCCGTGCACTTGAACATAGTTCGTTCTTCCTTCAGTAACAAAACTGTCCTCAAGACTGTTATTATCGACGTACCATTTTTCACCAGAGTGTAAACTTATTTTTGAAGCAACCGTATCGCTGTTGACAGCGAGCGGAATTTGATCGGATGTCTTGACAATTTCCTCCAATTGGTTACTAATGCAAGGGATAGATGCAAGAACTTCTAACATTATCTCTTTGCAAACAGTGAATACATCTATGGACACGATAGAACCGTACATGTGACATGATTTTTTGTCAGCGTCATCAGTAAAGACTTTCTGAGTCTTGTCCACAACTTCTTCCTCGAGTTCCTCAGTTTCGTTTGTACCATAACGCATACACGTTTTGTCAACGTTAATATCGTCACCAGTGTGCACACTTTTATCTGAAGCAACATGTTCACTGATTACATCGATGTGTATGTCATCGTCTGACTCGACAATGTCCTCTCTGTTCAAAATGAAATCAGTGATAGATGCAAGGACTTCAAATAGAATTGTTTTGCAAACATCGAATACCTCAACTGACGGCGTGGAGAGGAGAATGTGGCTTGATTCATTGACAGCGTCCTCATTGAAGACTAACCGTGTTTCATCCAAAGAAACTAAATCGAGTCCCTTAGTTTCATGTTGTTGGCTAGAATAGTCGCTGGGGTTGATAGCATCTTTTGTGACTTCCGGCAGAATATCCGGAGTCTTGCACGCAAATTTGATTCTTTCTTCGTGGAATCTTGACGGTCTTGAGGCATCCTTGCGGATAATGGTACTGATTTGGCCGTTAGAATCAATATCCGACTGAGTCTGCATCATAGACAGACTTGATTCGAATGCACTGCACAGATCATCGATGTCGTCCGGGACTACGCTCGTTCTGTATTCGGACACGTCCTCGATGTTATCATTTGACGACAAGTTGACACTTGATTTAACGAATTTCGTAACACGTGTCTGCAATTCCTCGATGCCCATTTCGTCTGTCGAAAAGGCGGATTTGTATCTAAACTTACCGCTGACCATTGGTCGCAGTGTCCGGTGACTGCTTCTCCAAGTGAGCTCTGGTCTCGAGGTGCTGGGTGGTGCCGGTGTGAACGCACCACTTAGTGCAGACGAATTTCTCGATGATCGGATGATTATAGTATCACTCAAACAATAGCCATCTTTAGGTGACGGCGTCGCACTGACACGAACGTCCGGCTCGACCGGATTGGGAGTCGTCCGTTCCGGTCTGTCAGTGCCTCCGTCCTGCTGTGACATCACGCTGAAAGGATCATAGGTCGTGCAGAATAGGTTACCAGAACCTTTCAAGGGACGAATGTACCTTGAAAACCCCTAACGAACTCGTGCACATCTGACGCAACTAGTTAATTAAAGCAATTACTATAGTATACATATTTGAATAGTATTTAATCAGTACTAAACATAAGAAAATAGATGACAGAAATAGCATTACAATCAGTAAGTATACTAGTCAACGCATCAGTGGATTCTGTAACGACCTTTatcttacatatttatttattaatctgTTTCATGCAGAATAATAATATTTTGGTGAGATGAAAGTCGATTCATTCTGAGCAAGACGCCAatgttaaatataacttatattCCCTGTTCTAGCTAGATACATTTTTAGACCTAATTGAAAAACTCTATTTTTGCATTAAGTCCAGGGGTCGTATTACaaaagcatcttaagttaaattttattcttatcattaaattgggaaattttcttaaatgtttcatttcatattgcaatatattggcatcaagatatacatttaaataacatcattatgccaatgttattttagaaataccaaaaaaacacgtgtttccttatttagtaaagaaatacaaaacattgtaattttgaactaaagtgaaattatttaagaaatgacttaagatgtttctggaataccacccgaGACTAGCAACAATCTGACGTTTCACATATAATTGTGACATGTGTGTGTccaatatttatgtaaaattttcTCTACCTTAAGGCatgtaaaagaaaacaaacataatttaatcaATAGCCATGTTGCAGATTTTTAATTGAACTTggttttgtaaatacttttatacCACGGAATGGAAAATATGAATGCATGCCATACAtaccgaataaataaataaataatgtcgtTTTCATTAATTGTATTATCAAAAAGACAATCGGCGTTCAAATTAATGTTCTGTTAGTCTTTCCTACTGTTCTATAGGAGGACCGCAATGATGAGTTTTGTGGTGACTGGCAGGACAAATACCAACATCATTTGCGCAGATGAACTATTTATTGATTAACTTTTAAATACTAGATACAAATAGGTGTTGtccattttttttctaaatcgaGAAACATATACTTGACATTTGTACAACATGTATGATGTTTAtgcataataaatgaaataacattaaatt from Dreissena polymorpha isolate Duluth1 chromosome 1, UMN_Dpol_1.0, whole genome shotgun sequence carries:
- the LOC127842484 gene encoding uncharacterized protein LOC127842484, with product MQQYSVMSQQDGGTDRPERTTPNPVEPDVRVSATPSPKDGYCLSDTIIIRSSRNSSALSGAFTPAPPSTSRPELTWRSSHRTLRPMVSGKFRYKSAFSTDEMGIEELQTRVTKFVKSSVNLSSNDNIEDVSEYRTSVVPDDIDDLCSAFESSLSMMQTQSDIDSNGQISTIIRKDASRPSRFHEERIKFACKTPDILPEVTKDAINPSDYSSQQHETKGLDLVSLDETRLVFNEDAVNESSHILLSTPSVEVFDVCKTILFEVLASITDFILNREDIVESDDDIHIDVISEHVASDKSVHTGDDINVDKTCMRYGTNETEELEEEVVDKTQKVFTDDADKKSCHMYGSIVSIDVFTVCKEIMLEVLASIPCISNQLEEIVKTSDQIPLAVNSDTVASKISLHSGEKWYVDNNSLEDSFVTEGRTNYVQVHGHLTHIGCDDTVEVCSKECEPTATSNIVSDETVMTKCINISEAIYVKTDYATAPLDENTISDSRCNNKSNQFSDTVGHVTSAHATSFEKVINSYCFQNGDCCTSIGLTKVIQPIASLEMRKVDFGCDSSISYIIRKDIAALILQHVFAKIEPGEETDRRYNNDVSMTSVSRDQFCNVENVKSLTPTTSDTDQYCAQNSVLHGEAQCNNDLTPVKHSSVTCKMDPVSERRRECVFHITELRVNCGAKVKPKQMAPCGSECKFVQNDDSRVCRNLVYKTRTNCNVDNEPPNENRDYACDAFLKKQVAAETGKFQEYSASPRHPDDGFVNINEEDTTIPPIDVSSATSLKSDTKYNCASMSKAKWMDIEMDSYRERITKQAKIKPHFVPSLRLDFLKNIHDKPENPEEIETWSERGTDKRRASAQNTQMNRRFKDKYVNANRSNIEKGRAFSKEKQQTSTDENMAKSPPVKQCSATVNPVQVRNNLASIRRLKDARMISPEKGKTETDDITLGMHRDSSVQQDKQGIKTFWSQYNEILNANGDVAKGHEKSVGPVSSLNTSKNLFRMVDHSKKLSHTTASERRYFTMTAFNIAGRMLAAQIIQVALEELDSEYSALLAESLTDAANDEGMNDTRQSPKALSTEDIGNLHESFSYTRTVGETKVQLSAIQEETEDELTDHVGIASAKMITNSLKVDNKAFSMPPPEFNDSVSERNKAARGTPDKLNPDVSFSLHDDANDVQTARSTKDNISPPSSRHSSCRTANSRSSRQKQRTKCERHGNRENNTCACIDGKISGRRDITCDIKDTNKIENDAEFGNDSHGNKMAQKLEDSEPKTSQVKNNITGRKKRGRYQHVKPKVNTGVPKNKQPIEAPVKSCPDRVETKTGIVTKFPRNPKYQHVKSNLYLGKTDDASECSRTNESASHDEKTNSGKITVRLAVKSSVSTANEPDIEKVHSKKRKGLYKKKVKSKINSGIPKKTLYDNKDNPYNNKAPVIHRKKTNTRQFVKMGICKLDIENSGNTAEPVYDCRTPTSENAPANGKQDKNNKNIRKSIQSKKFSSMRSSRTVPESNEVQTNSARPKSGYSCQLNPPFQNKRSASQTNINKINVLPPLTAAASKSVPRLSPGSACVGFTPKKPHTLEITGSKTLPRVDRDQESGRNTCLTFLPSIPSASKHSIEGEMTSQADEKNFSISAFAILPQIKGLQVPTISPHDYREASSAPFSPWMSSADNELLHDTSFGDGSYAFHKNVQIKKTI